From Micromonospora echinaurantiaca:
CTGCTGCGCCATGGCGATCCTCGCGATCCGTCGGGGCGCCCTCGCGCCGGTACGGTCTGCGGTCACCCGCCGGCTACCCGACCACCCAGCCGGCAAACGCCGGCGTGCCGGGCGCGGTGCCGGGTAAGTCCGGTGACGCAGCCGGCGGTCCGGCCGGCGGGGGTGGAGGTCGAGATGGACGTGCGCAGCAGTGAGGTGACGATCCCGGCGGAGGCGGTGGAACTCACCGCCGACCTGCTGGTGCCGGCGGAACCCACCGGGGTGGTGCTCTTCGCGCACGGCAGCGGCAGTTCCCGGCACAGCCCGCGCAACGTCGCGGTGGCCCACGCGCTCAACGAGCGGGCGCTCGGCACGGTGCTGGTGGACCTGCTCACCGCGACCGAGGACCAACTGGACGCCCGCACCGCGGAGCTGCGCTTCGACATCGGCCTGCTCGCCGGCCGGCTCGCCGCCATCGTCGACTGGCTGGCCACCGAGCGTCCCTTCGGCGCGGCGCCGATCGGTCTCTTCGGCGCGAGCACCGGGGCGGCCGCCGCCCTGGTCGCCGCGGCGGCCCGGCCCGACCTGGTGCGCGCGGTGGTCTCCCGGGGTGGCCGACCGGACCTGGCCGGCCCGGCCCTGGACCAGGTACGCGCGCCGGCGCTGCTGCTGGTCGGTGGCCTGGACGAGCAGGTGATCGCGCTGAACGAGCAGGCCCGCGCCGCGCTGCCGGGCACCGTCGAGCTGAGGATCGTTCCCGGCGCCACCCACCTGTTCGAGGAGCCCGGCGCGCTGGAGCAGGTGGCCGACGCCGCGGCCGGATGGTTCACCACCCACCTGCGCCATCCGATCCCCTCCTGACCGACCGGCCCGCCGACCGGGCGCCGGGTGGCCGCAACAACCGGTGCGCGTCAGCCGGCGACGGAGGACTCCCGTTGCTGCTGCACGGTGTCCACGATCCGCCAGATCACGGCGGTGACCGGTACCGCGACGAAGGCGCCGGCGATCCCGCCGATCAGGGTGCCGGCGGTGACCGCGACCAGGATCACCGCCGGGTGCAGGCGGACCTGGCGCTTCATGATCAGGGGTTCGAGCAGGTTGCCCTCGATCTGCTGGACGGCGATGACGGCGGCCAGGGTGAGCAGCGCGGTGACCGGCCCGTTGGCCGCGAGCGCCACCAGCACCGCCACCGCGCCGGTCACGGTGGCCCCGATGATCGGCACGAACCCGCCGAGGAAGACGATCAGCGCGAGCGGCAGCGCCAGCGGGACGCGGAGCACCACCAGGGCCAGCCCGATGCCGATCGCGTCGATGGCCGCGATCATCATCGTCCCCCGGCTGTACGCGCCCAGCGTGCGCCAGCCGATCCGGCCCGCCTCGGCGGCCACCGCCCGGTTCGGCCCGGTCGCCCGGTCGAGCACCCAGTGCCACATCGACCGGCCGTCCTTGAGCAGGAAGAAGAGGAGCACCAGGGCCAGCAGCGCCGAGCCGAGCACCTCGCCGACGGTCCGGGCGCCGGACACCGGGTCCAGCGAGCCCTGGCTGAGCGCCTGGCGGCCCTGGTCGATCAGCCGGTCGAGCTGCTGGTCGCTCACCGGCAGGGTGGAGGTGACGAAGTCCCGACTGCGTTGCAGACCGCGCTGGAGTTCCTCGCTCAGCTCGCTGAACTGGCTGGCG
This genomic window contains:
- a CDS encoding dienelactone hydrolase family protein — its product is MDVRSSEVTIPAEAVELTADLLVPAEPTGVVLFAHGSGSSRHSPRNVAVAHALNERALGTVLVDLLTATEDQLDARTAELRFDIGLLAGRLAAIVDWLATERPFGAAPIGLFGASTGAAAALVAAAARPDLVRAVVSRGGRPDLAGPALDQVRAPALLLVGGLDEQVIALNEQARAALPGTVELRIVPGATHLFEEPGALEQVADAAAGWFTTHLRHPIPS
- a CDS encoding AI-2E family transporter; this encodes MSDDGAGRTPETTSRDGSPRQAWAGLPWLVRTAVLWSACLVVVSAGLYLVGRIAVLLAPLAIALAATVFLTALLDPVLLRLRRLRLPAALAALLTVLLLLGILVGVGALVWNLTASQFSELSEELQRGLQRSRDFVTSTLPVSDQQLDRLIDQGRQALSQGSLDPVSGARTVGEVLGSALLALVLLFFLLKDGRSMWHWVLDRATGPNRAVAAEAGRIGWRTLGAYSRGTMMIAAIDAIGIGLALVVLRVPLALPLALIVFLGGFVPIIGATVTGAVAVLVALAANGPVTALLTLAAVIAVQQIEGNLLEPLIMKRQVRLHPAVILVAVTAGTLIGGIAGAFVAVPVTAVIWRIVDTVQQQRESSVAG